A window of Paremcibacter congregatus contains these coding sequences:
- a CDS encoding DUF917 domain-containing protein translates to MKITLDNMEDFARGAAFLGTGGGGDPYIGRMLAQNAIKEFGAPEVITADELADDAVVLTAAMLGSPPVLLEKACCGDDIDLAIRKLEEKLGRKADAILPIEIGGVNSTLPIMAAARLGLPVVDADGMGRAFPELQMVTFNVYGCSATPLVVTDEHLNSVLIEADSGQRAEGLVRAAAIQMGLSVMISSFPLNGRQVKDYAVHGTLSLALGIGIAIREGRTAGNPVEELVAYLKTTPYYNQAKILFDGKVTDLRRETTKGFAIGHCLMDALDGSGRQMEIIFQNEHLVARENGITKAIVPDLICMVDRETAEPIPVEHLRYGQRIKIIGTSAAPIMRTPEALQVFGPRIFGLNEDFIPIEQL, encoded by the coding sequence ATGAAAATTACATTGGATAATATGGAAGACTTTGCCCGCGGCGCAGCTTTTCTCGGTACGGGAGGTGGTGGAGATCCTTATATTGGCCGGATGTTGGCGCAAAACGCCATCAAGGAATTCGGGGCGCCTGAGGTCATCACAGCTGATGAACTGGCTGACGATGCGGTTGTCCTGACGGCAGCCATGTTGGGGTCACCGCCTGTGTTGCTGGAGAAGGCCTGTTGCGGGGACGATATTGATCTGGCCATTCGCAAACTGGAAGAAAAACTTGGGCGTAAAGCCGACGCGATTCTGCCCATCGAAATTGGAGGCGTTAATTCAACGCTGCCGATTATGGCCGCGGCCCGGTTAGGGTTGCCGGTGGTGGATGCTGATGGCATGGGGCGCGCCTTTCCTGAATTGCAGATGGTGACCTTTAATGTATATGGCTGTTCAGCGACTCCTCTTGTGGTTACGGATGAACATTTGAACTCGGTTTTGATTGAGGCGGATAGCGGTCAACGGGCCGAAGGTCTGGTGCGGGCCGCCGCTATTCAGATGGGGTTGAGTGTCATGATTTCTTCTTTCCCCCTGAACGGGCGGCAAGTAAAGGACTACGCCGTGCATGGTACCCTGTCACTGGCGTTGGGGATTGGCATAGCGATCCGGGAAGGCCGGACAGCAGGAAATCCTGTAGAAGAGCTGGTGGCGTATCTGAAGACGACACCTTATTACAATCAGGCGAAAATCCTGTTTGACGGGAAGGTGACGGATCTTCGTCGGGAAACGACGAAGGGGTTTGCGATAGGGCATTGCTTGATGGATGCCCTGGATGGTTCCGGGCGACAAATGGAAATCATCTTTCAAAATGAACATCTTGTGGCCCGTGAAAATGGAATTACGAAAGCCATCGTACCGGATTTGATTTGTATGGTTGATCGTGAAACGGCGGAGCCAATCCCGGTTGAGCATCTGCGGTACGGCCAGAGGATAAAAATTATCGGGACGTCGGCGGCTCCAATCATGCGTACGCCGGAAGCTTTACAGGTGTTCGGGCCGCGTATTTTTGGCCTGAATGAAGATTTTATTCCGATTGAGCAATTATAA
- a CDS encoding TonB-dependent receptor, with the protein MSNIINRGLIATTALFLSLPAPVAFSAVENADLLTLEEVVVTSRKREESLQTVPDSVTAFDSLAIENAGIDDVQDFIDLTPNISMRETFRAGVTFITIRGITTGQQGWAPATYVVDGVQAGSLDAINQGALMDIERIEVLKGPQGALYGAGAIAGAINVVTKKPTNEMEYAANASYARGNDIKLSGSVSGPLVEDKVLFRIGGYYRNTDGLIKSTDGDGLDFEEQVSVKGRLIFDLEDITIDLRGSYSDITSGVAAQELVANEGLIDVFDTPAAPGPARGIIGEEKREFVEFSAKVDWETEAGTLTSVTGYSDINQDLFGSATWQKGSGIGLFGHFGDPADPFVDQFQDLMDNFETFTQDVRFTSDADQPFRWMVGMSYMDRQVVNLLSVGGVLQGRERVEANLVRFLNRPDVRNDKAWGIYGQANYDLTDKLELSVALRYDKNDFDTTQYTDLTLSTPVPTPDGLTTLTATNDKWQPKAQLSYQWNDDIMTYLSYAEGFRYGFFNTGNLTASESTKNFEFGFKTMLANGRVRMNGAIFHIDYSDQQFTSIIGEAPFRLTTNVPESDINGGELEIVALLSEGLELSGGLGITDAKLKGGLRSPSTPDYSVNLALNYTVQVTDDWEAHARVDYRRQGSFILIDGVGTRFEIGEKDYVNARLKFRTGNWGIGAFVDNLFDERQANDFGFIGFGYIRSNSLPRSYGIEVNMHF; encoded by the coding sequence ATGAGTAATATTATCAATAGAGGACTAATTGCCACAACGGCGCTTTTTCTCTCTCTGCCTGCACCTGTCGCTTTTTCTGCTGTAGAGAATGCAGACCTGTTGACCCTTGAAGAAGTTGTAGTGACCTCTCGAAAAAGAGAAGAAAGCCTGCAGACCGTACCGGATTCCGTGACAGCGTTTGACAGTCTGGCCATCGAAAACGCAGGCATTGACGATGTTCAGGACTTTATAGACCTGACCCCGAACATCAGCATGCGGGAAACATTTCGCGCCGGTGTAACTTTCATCACCATTCGCGGCATCACCACAGGACAGCAGGGCTGGGCGCCGGCGACTTATGTTGTGGATGGGGTTCAGGCCGGGTCTCTTGATGCCATAAATCAGGGCGCTTTGATGGATATCGAGCGGATTGAGGTTCTGAAAGGGCCCCAGGGCGCTTTATACGGGGCCGGGGCGATCGCCGGGGCGATAAATGTCGTGACAAAAAAACCAACCAACGAAATGGAATATGCTGCCAATGCTTCTTATGCGCGCGGCAATGATATTAAATTATCAGGTTCTGTGTCCGGCCCGTTGGTTGAAGACAAAGTGTTGTTTCGCATTGGAGGCTATTACCGGAATACGGACGGCCTCATAAAAAGCACGGATGGGGATGGACTGGATTTTGAAGAACAGGTTTCTGTCAAGGGCCGACTTATTTTTGATCTGGAGGATATCACAATCGACTTGCGGGGGTCATATTCCGATATTACCTCCGGAGTGGCGGCTCAGGAGCTGGTGGCGAACGAGGGTCTGATAGATGTTTTTGATACCCCTGCGGCGCCTGGACCGGCCCGCGGAATCATCGGCGAAGAAAAGCGTGAATTCGTTGAATTCTCGGCCAAGGTCGACTGGGAAACAGAGGCGGGAACTCTCACCTCCGTAACGGGATATAGTGACATAAATCAGGATTTATTTGGCTCCGCCACATGGCAGAAGGGATCCGGTATTGGATTGTTTGGCCATTTTGGTGATCCCGCGGATCCTTTCGTGGATCAATTCCAGGACCTGATGGATAATTTCGAGACCTTTACTCAAGATGTGCGATTTACGTCTGACGCAGATCAGCCATTCCGCTGGATGGTTGGGATGTCTTATATGGATCGTCAAGTGGTAAATCTGTTGAGTGTCGGGGGCGTTTTACAGGGGAGAGAACGTGTGGAAGCCAATTTAGTGCGGTTTCTGAATCGTCCGGATGTCCGCAATGACAAGGCTTGGGGAATTTATGGCCAGGCCAACTATGACCTGACAGACAAGTTGGAGCTGTCCGTTGCGCTGCGGTATGACAAGAACGATTTTGACACGACTCAATATACGGACCTGACACTCTCGACGCCCGTTCCCACACCGGATGGTCTGACGACATTGACGGCAACGAATGATAAATGGCAGCCGAAAGCACAGTTATCCTATCAGTGGAATGACGATATCATGACATATCTTAGCTACGCGGAAGGGTTTCGCTATGGCTTTTTTAATACCGGCAATCTGACGGCGTCGGAAAGTACAAAAAACTTTGAATTTGGGTTTAAGACCATGCTTGCAAATGGCCGGGTTCGCATGAATGGGGCGATTTTCCACATTGATTATTCCGATCAGCAATTCACTTCAATCATTGGTGAAGCACCGTTCCGGCTAACGACAAACGTGCCTGAATCCGACATTAATGGCGGAGAACTGGAAATTGTGGCGTTGCTTTCTGAAGGATTGGAGTTGAGTGGTGGCCTGGGTATCACGGACGCTAAACTGAAGGGGGGATTGCGGTCGCCTTCAACGCCGGATTACAGCGTCAATCTGGCCTTGAATTATACGGTTCAGGTTACCGATGACTGGGAAGCGCACGCCCGTGTTGATTATCGGCGTCAGGGGTCATTCATTCTCATTGATGGCGTTGGAACGCGTTTTGAGATCGGGGAAAAAGATTATGTCAATGCGCGGCTTAAGTTCCGCACGGGCAATTGGGGCATTGGTGCTTTCGTTGACAATTTATTTGATGAAAGACAAGCCAATGATTTTGGTTTTATCGGTTTTGGCTACATACGGTCCAACAGTTTGCCGCGATCATACGGTATTGAGGTTAATATGCATTTCTAG
- a CDS encoding purine-cytosine permease family protein produces MTNHITQPLVLDSQKVSGWHVAMIVIGVAITLPAFLIGSEIMGALGAGQGSFAILTGGVILAVIASACMYIAVCKRQTTYQLLNASFGSLGSRGVSFLISVTLLGWFGVTVSLFGQAAARSMEELFSVQLPFEFYVMAGCLVMTGTTIYGFHAIDILSKFTVPFMLLILVAGVYFVSSNFSWAQIWTTPATGAGGIATFGGAVSVVVGSFMVGMTILPDISRFINRKEQVYVASLGSFGSVFAFILIMAGLPVLMTGEKSLINAMYQSGLGVPALVMMIFASWTTNVSNLYSSSLGLAQVFPKIRGERITVVAGLLGGMMAVSGIMDYLIGFLVLLGIFIPPVAGIYIAHFFWRCRECTTAISGSAFLSWGLASGFALMTSSNVFTLTTVPALDSFLTATLCYGVISKACVLWPRSQPSDDC; encoded by the coding sequence ATGACGAACCATATCACGCAGCCGCTGGTTTTGGACTCACAAAAGGTTAGTGGCTGGCATGTGGCCATGATCGTCATCGGGGTTGCGATTACACTACCCGCCTTTTTGATTGGATCGGAAATTATGGGGGCTTTGGGGGCAGGGCAAGGAAGCTTTGCCATTCTGACCGGCGGTGTTATTCTGGCCGTGATAGCCAGCGCCTGTATGTATATTGCGGTATGTAAGCGGCAAACGACCTATCAGTTGTTGAATGCGTCCTTTGGGAGCTTGGGAAGCCGCGGGGTCAGTTTTTTGATTTCGGTGACGTTGCTGGGGTGGTTCGGGGTAACGGTCTCCTTGTTTGGTCAGGCGGCGGCCAGGTCTATGGAAGAACTTTTCTCTGTGCAGTTGCCATTTGAGTTTTATGTGATGGCGGGCTGTTTGGTGATGACGGGAACAACCATCTACGGGTTCCATGCCATTGATATTCTAAGTAAATTCACAGTGCCGTTCATGCTGTTGATTTTAGTGGCCGGGGTCTATTTCGTGTCATCTAATTTTTCCTGGGCACAGATATGGACCACCCCGGCCACCGGGGCAGGAGGGATTGCAACCTTTGGCGGCGCCGTGTCTGTTGTCGTAGGATCTTTTATGGTGGGCATGACTATTCTGCCGGATATATCGCGGTTTATTAACCGGAAAGAACAGGTTTATGTGGCGTCACTCGGTAGTTTTGGGTCGGTTTTTGCCTTTATTCTGATCATGGCGGGGCTTCCGGTATTAATGACGGGAGAGAAAAGCTTGATCAATGCCATGTATCAGTCGGGTCTCGGGGTGCCTGCTTTGGTCATGATGATTTTCGCAAGCTGGACGACCAATGTCAGTAATCTTTATTCCAGTAGTCTTGGGCTGGCGCAGGTTTTCCCTAAAATAAGGGGGGAACGGATCACAGTCGTGGCGGGCCTGCTGGGTGGCATGATGGCTGTGAGCGGCATAATGGATTATCTTATCGGTTTTCTGGTGTTGCTCGGGATATTCATTCCGCCGGTTGCAGGTATTTATATTGCCCATTTCTTCTGGCGGTGCAGAGAGTGCACAACCGCCATTTCCGGGTCGGCATTTTTATCCTGGGGGTTGGCCTCGGGCTTTGCCCTGATGACATCATCCAATGTATTTACGTTGACCACGGTGCCGGCACTGGATTCTTTCTTGACGGCGACGCTCTGTTATGGCGTTATTTCAAAAGCTTGTGTTTTGTGGCCTCGCTCACAGCCATCAGACGACTGTTGA
- a CDS encoding LuxR C-terminal-related transcriptional regulator → MFQFLFTCPTDILNTNLVKTSDRKVPGYRVQMNDIPTNSSPFPPWLTQTKTLPLRHHISLIDRPELCRRLNAGFDQKLTLLSAPAGFGKTTLLRQWRTHLQAKDIAVAWLKIDEDDNDPSILALYLAFALSSAGLSQEIIKIHPGPFTLDATSRTIVGTILSAIANYGKKVVLILDNVECVSQNTAKKILIPLFTYSPHNFHIVLGTRTVENMPLSTLKLQGQVSQITATDLKFTPFEIEVFLNQTLTKKKLQKISVKTEGWPVALQFIKNALSGHSESDKIIDRFHGTEQDARNYILEQILNTLPAAQRDLLLEASILDTLDPVSLDRLRGTTDTSQTLQGLETLKQLIAPVNNQEEHYRLNPLFQEALVYFLEQSNPDRMKLLHLRAAEMFMEEGHIIHSIRHALKAKEPETAAHFLEQAGGIHLWNKEGMTRIRKAHALLPEDIIQTRPRLNLLRALIFLKDGHLNDARHIFETVQQDVESQSHSPSAELEYDLAIITCTLAVYEGAPLNKEMSTRLVASIEKFKDDDKTQTGFVYTILCVFNLQKGNFPTARHVGKKAISHFQKYNSVFGEAYIYLHLGVVATAEGNLEKAGAYYKKVQDCQRRYFIDDKDMRLVLNIAMAEWHYERNELSTAARLLGDINRRLETGEAWYEIYASGYSTSTALAYLQKGLSTCLNLSEDSSVYIKREGLKRLNRLVMANKVGYLCRAGKIVQARRIVQENNLSVQDYCRNSTANFSVRESYGTIQALTRLLIAEMRYEEAIRELRLQIDIHQGGYEIRALQKYRLLLAIALFGNDDEKEALHELESVLHFVRTQGFLRFILDEAPFVTPLLSAFITETGSVEKDHAQYLLGLLEDAQLPKNDIILSRREKQVLDQLAEGYSDKVIARNLDVSENTVRFHLKNLFRKLTVNSRLMAVSEATKHKLLK, encoded by the coding sequence ATGTTTCAGTTTCTTTTTACCTGCCCCACCGATATACTGAATACCAATCTTGTAAAAACATCAGACCGTAAAGTCCCAGGGTATCGTGTGCAGATGAATGACATTCCGACAAATTCCAGTCCCTTCCCCCCCTGGCTCACCCAAACAAAGACGCTCCCGCTGCGTCATCATATTTCCCTCATTGATCGCCCTGAATTGTGCCGACGGCTCAATGCAGGATTTGACCAGAAACTGACCCTCTTGTCGGCACCTGCCGGGTTTGGCAAAACAACCCTGCTGCGCCAATGGCGAACACACCTTCAGGCAAAAGACATTGCTGTTGCCTGGCTCAAAATTGATGAAGATGACAATGACCCGTCCATTCTTGCCTTATATCTCGCCTTTGCCCTCTCGTCTGCAGGTCTTTCACAGGAGATAATAAAGATCCACCCAGGCCCTTTTACCCTCGACGCCACCTCTCGAACAATCGTGGGCACCATATTATCTGCTATTGCCAATTACGGGAAGAAAGTGGTTCTGATCCTCGATAACGTGGAATGCGTGAGTCAAAACACCGCGAAAAAAATACTGATCCCCCTATTCACCTATTCCCCTCACAATTTTCATATTGTTCTGGGCACCCGCACTGTCGAAAACATGCCGTTATCAACTCTGAAACTACAAGGGCAGGTGAGCCAGATAACCGCAACAGACTTAAAATTCACCCCGTTTGAGATTGAAGTTTTTCTCAACCAGACCCTTACCAAAAAAAAACTCCAGAAAATCAGCGTAAAAACGGAAGGCTGGCCCGTCGCCTTGCAATTCATCAAAAATGCTCTCTCAGGTCACAGCGAAAGTGATAAAATTATTGACCGTTTTCACGGCACAGAGCAGGATGCACGGAACTATATTCTTGAACAGATTTTAAATACATTGCCCGCGGCTCAACGTGATTTGTTGCTTGAAGCAAGCATTCTCGATACTCTGGACCCGGTTTCCCTTGACCGGCTGCGCGGCACAACCGATACCAGCCAGACCCTGCAGGGACTGGAGACCTTAAAACAGCTTATCGCCCCCGTGAACAACCAAGAAGAACACTATCGCCTTAATCCCCTATTTCAGGAGGCGTTGGTTTATTTCCTGGAACAATCAAATCCGGACCGTATGAAATTACTTCACCTACGGGCGGCGGAAATGTTCATGGAAGAAGGACATATCATACATTCCATTCGTCATGCGCTAAAAGCCAAGGAACCTGAAACCGCAGCTCATTTTCTGGAACAAGCCGGGGGTATTCACCTATGGAACAAAGAAGGCATGACGCGCATTCGCAAGGCACACGCCCTTCTCCCCGAGGATATTATTCAGACGCGGCCGCGATTAAACCTGCTTAGAGCCCTGATTTTTCTGAAGGACGGCCATCTAAATGATGCCCGCCACATTTTTGAAACGGTTCAACAGGATGTCGAAAGCCAGAGCCATTCCCCTTCCGCAGAGCTGGAATATGACCTGGCGATTATCACCTGTACACTTGCCGTTTACGAGGGGGCCCCGCTCAATAAAGAAATGAGCACACGGCTCGTTGCATCCATAGAGAAATTCAAGGACGATGATAAAACCCAGACTGGTTTTGTATATACGATCCTTTGCGTCTTCAATCTGCAAAAAGGCAACTTTCCCACAGCACGGCACGTGGGTAAAAAAGCCATAAGCCACTTTCAAAAATATAATTCCGTATTTGGTGAGGCCTATATTTATCTTCATCTGGGCGTGGTCGCCACCGCAGAAGGCAACCTGGAAAAAGCCGGAGCATATTATAAAAAGGTGCAGGATTGCCAGAGGCGCTATTTCATTGATGATAAAGACATGCGTCTTGTCCTTAATATCGCGATGGCAGAATGGCATTATGAAAGAAATGAGTTGTCCACGGCCGCGCGGTTGTTGGGGGATATCAACCGCCGCCTGGAAACGGGGGAAGCATGGTATGAAATATATGCTTCAGGATATAGCACCTCTACTGCCCTGGCCTATCTGCAGAAAGGCCTGAGCACTTGCCTGAATCTCAGCGAAGATTCTTCAGTCTATATCAAGCGGGAAGGTTTAAAGCGTCTGAACCGCCTGGTGATGGCCAATAAAGTCGGCTACTTGTGCCGTGCGGGGAAGATCGTACAGGCCCGCAGAATAGTTCAGGAAAACAACCTGTCGGTTCAGGACTATTGCCGCAACAGCACAGCCAATTTTTCAGTCCGGGAAAGCTATGGCACCATTCAGGCCCTTACACGTCTGTTGATTGCCGAAATGCGTTATGAGGAAGCCATTCGTGAACTCCGTCTCCAAATTGATATTCATCAGGGTGGATATGAAATACGGGCGCTCCAGAAATACCGGCTCTTGCTGGCAATTGCCTTATTTGGCAACGACGATGAAAAAGAGGCATTGCATGAACTTGAATCTGTCCTGCATTTTGTTCGCACCCAGGGATTTCTTCGTTTTATTCTGGATGAAGCTCCCTTTGTCACCCCCCTTCTTTCCGCCTTTATCACCGAAACCGGCTCCGTTGAAAAGGATCACGCTCAATATCTCCTCGGCCTGTTAGAAGACGCCCAGTTGCCCAAAAACGACATTATTCTGAGCCGCCGTGAGAAACAGGTTCTGGATCAACTGGCCGAAGGGTATTCCGATAAAGTGATTGCCAGAAACCTTGATGTTTCAGAAAATACTGTCCGGTTTCACCTGAAAAACTTGTTCAGAAAACTGACTGTCAACAGTCGTCTGATGGCTGTGAGCGAGGCCACAAAACACAAGCTTTTGAAATAA
- a CDS encoding LuxR C-terminal-related transcriptional regulator, which translates to MALSDDIILTKLAPPLLRRALVARTSLLSGVFSSSAKRLTLISAGAGFGKTTLMASLYQDYCAEDARRSWISLGADERNEVRFLKYLIAALQQNSIIPTDKAVVILESQTQNRVRRVLTALINEMAGIEDQIILFLDDYHLVNGPEIGAIIDYVLSHAPINFRLVISSRSKPDLPLSSLKARNELQEIVDFHLRFSVGETRDFLRDTHHLNLTDTLISRLQSKTEGWIAGLQLVSLVLKDKRHEEDLMQLISGNFRDITTYLAEDVFVHQPQEIQDFLLRSSILDRMNAEVCNGMMNIHNSQEIFEELEDKNLFITSLNAAHGWYRYHHLFQDFLQSRLERLDPDLKKEMTLKASEWFLQYGSVTEAVTYALEARSYDLAASLIEEHAATFVMRGQMPLLQDWLTRIPAHIADERYKIPLYLCMALFHMRRPVEAASAAYRVEAIVDRQTREGFFSGRELRTIQTKIKILKIGVATASDDVERTKYLCEEFLKTEAEQDHFNVGAMYNMLGYARYALSEFDQARQAFIKARQCHERVNSPYGILYADCFMGMNEAAMGRLHMAEALFLQAENLTSNDEAPHSTGVANARLYRGTVLYEWNRLDEAQNLLEQNIDRVVECGQAEAPILGLCTYARILQNAGEGEKAWQQLERARIICRDDQLYRLAILTDYESVRFLLKQEKLSQAIARAGLAAISVSDLPEDYQLSRWDRVMCLKLLLKIRLLIALGEDDHALRLIEHVLKLAQDIGRTKRIMECLILKALITWRQQEKDVARQSFRQAIELGRSEGFVRVFLDEGAVIGPLVQAVRTDQKCRTEDQNYLNRLSEGVHKKTVLDGSAAMNYLLLEELSQRELDVMSLLASGESNAEIAGHLKIKENTVKWHIKNIFEKLGVNNRTSAVLAAQELKLVG; encoded by the coding sequence GTGGCTTTATCCGATGATATTATCCTGACCAAGTTGGCGCCGCCCTTACTTCGGCGGGCGCTTGTGGCGCGTACATCTCTTTTATCCGGCGTCTTTTCCAGTTCGGCAAAGAGGTTGACGCTTATTTCCGCAGGCGCGGGCTTTGGCAAGACCACGTTGATGGCGTCGCTTTATCAGGATTACTGTGCAGAGGATGCAAGACGAAGCTGGATCTCATTGGGCGCGGACGAGAGAAACGAGGTGCGTTTCCTTAAATATCTGATCGCGGCCCTTCAGCAGAACAGCATCATCCCGACGGATAAGGCGGTCGTGATTCTGGAAAGCCAGACCCAAAACCGTGTGAGGCGGGTATTGACCGCGCTGATTAATGAAATGGCCGGGATCGAGGATCAGATCATCCTGTTCCTGGATGATTACCACCTGGTGAATGGTCCTGAAATAGGGGCGATCATTGATTATGTGTTATCGCATGCGCCGATCAATTTCAGGTTGGTGATTTCAAGCCGGAGCAAACCCGATCTGCCGCTTTCGTCGCTTAAGGCGCGAAATGAACTGCAGGAAATCGTTGATTTCCATTTGCGGTTTTCCGTCGGGGAAACACGTGATTTCCTTCGGGATACCCATCATCTGAATTTAACCGATACCTTGATCTCGCGTCTGCAAAGCAAGACGGAAGGCTGGATTGCAGGCCTTCAACTGGTGTCACTGGTCCTGAAGGACAAGCGGCATGAAGAAGACCTGATGCAACTTATTTCTGGTAATTTCAGAGATATCACGACATATCTGGCGGAAGATGTTTTTGTTCATCAACCTCAGGAAATACAGGACTTCCTTCTCAGGTCCTCTATCCTGGACAGGATGAATGCCGAGGTGTGCAACGGGATGATGAACATCCACAACAGCCAGGAGATATTCGAGGAACTGGAAGATAAAAATCTGTTTATCACGTCGTTGAATGCGGCGCATGGATGGTATCGGTATCATCACCTGTTCCAGGATTTCCTGCAATCCCGGCTTGAACGACTTGACCCGGATCTCAAAAAAGAAATGACCCTCAAGGCCAGTGAATGGTTCCTGCAATATGGCTCTGTCACCGAGGCTGTGACATATGCGCTGGAAGCCAGGAGCTATGACCTGGCCGCCTCTCTAATAGAAGAGCATGCGGCGACATTTGTGATGCGGGGGCAAATGCCTTTGCTGCAAGATTGGTTGACCCGCATTCCCGCCCATATCGCGGATGAAAGATATAAAATTCCTTTGTATCTGTGCATGGCCCTGTTTCATATGCGCCGTCCCGTAGAGGCGGCCAGCGCGGCGTATCGGGTGGAGGCGATTGTCGATCGCCAAACCAGAGAAGGTTTTTTCTCCGGGCGGGAACTGCGCACTATTCAAACAAAAATAAAGATATTGAAGATTGGCGTGGCGACGGCTTCTGATGATGTCGAGCGCACCAAATATCTATGCGAGGAATTCCTGAAAACAGAAGCCGAGCAGGATCATTTTAATGTCGGGGCAATGTATAATATGTTGGGGTACGCCCGGTACGCCCTGAGCGAGTTTGATCAGGCGCGGCAGGCTTTTATCAAGGCACGGCAATGCCATGAACGGGTGAATTCTCCTTACGGTATTTTGTATGCCGATTGCTTTATGGGGATGAACGAAGCAGCGATGGGCCGTCTTCATATGGCGGAAGCACTATTCCTTCAGGCCGAGAATTTGACCAGCAATGATGAAGCGCCGCATTCGACGGGGGTGGCGAATGCGCGTCTTTATCGCGGAACGGTTCTGTATGAATGGAACAGGCTGGATGAAGCACAAAATCTGTTGGAACAGAATATTGACAGGGTTGTTGAATGTGGACAGGCGGAAGCCCCCATTCTGGGACTATGTACATACGCCCGGATTTTGCAGAATGCGGGGGAAGGGGAAAAGGCCTGGCAGCAACTGGAAAGAGCCCGCATTATATGTCGGGATGATCAATTGTACCGCCTGGCCATTCTGACGGATTATGAGTCTGTGCGCTTTTTGTTGAAACAGGAAAAGCTATCCCAAGCCATCGCCCGGGCGGGGCTGGCGGCCATTTCGGTCAGTGATCTGCCAGAAGATTATCAGTTGTCCAGATGGGACCGGGTGATGTGTTTAAAGCTATTGCTCAAAATACGATTGCTGATTGCGCTTGGGGAGGATGATCATGCCTTGCGGCTTATTGAACATGTGCTGAAGCTGGCGCAAGATATTGGACGCACAAAACGCATTATGGAATGTCTGATCCTTAAAGCCCTGATAACATGGCGACAGCAGGAAAAGGATGTGGCGCGACAATCTTTCCGGCAGGCAATCGAACTGGGGCGCTCTGAAGGCTTTGTCCGTGTTTTTCTTGATGAAGGCGCCGTAATCGGGCCTTTAGTACAGGCGGTGCGGACGGATCAGAAGTGCAGGACAGAAGATCAGAACTATCTTAACCGTCTGAGTGAAGGGGTGCATAAAAAGACCGTTCTTGATGGTTCTGCTGCGATGAATTATCTGCTGCTGGAAGAATTAAGTCAGCGGGAACTGGATGTCATGTCGTTGCTGGCGTCCGGGGAAAGCAATGCCGAAATCGCCGGGCATTTGAAAATCAAAGAAAATACCGTTAAGTGGCACATCAAGAATATTTTTGAGAAACTGGGTGTCAACAACCGCACCTCGGCCGTTCTGGCTGCACAGGAGCTCAAACTGGTGGGTTAA